One Coccinella septempunctata chromosome 1, icCocSept1.1, whole genome shotgun sequence DNA window includes the following coding sequences:
- the LOC123321179 gene encoding zinc finger protein 706-like codes for MARGQQKVQSQQKAAEKAAKLKKGHNANDQKKAAQKALQHICSICKAQMPDPKTYKQHFENKHPKMEMPEFLKDF; via the coding sequence ATGGCGAGGGGACAACAGAAAGTTCAATCTCAACAAAAGGCTGCCGAAAAAGCAGCAAAGCTGAAGAAGGGACATAACGCCAATGATCAGAAAAAAGCTGCACAGAAAGCCCTCCAGCACATTTGCAGCATCTGCAAAGCTCAAATGCCCGATCCGAAAACCTATAAACAACATTTCGAGAATAAGCATCCCAAAATGGAGATGCCTGaatttttgaaagatttttga